The sequence ACAGCAATACTGCTAATGTTAGCAGTAATAGGCGCGGCACTCGCCATGTGGAGTGATATGGAGGATGAGGAGAGCATTCATAGTAAATGCTCTTGTAGATTATCATTTTATTTGGTGCTTCATATTCTGAGGTTCTTCGGCATATTAAGAAGATTTTATGAAGAGTTTTAGACGGGTTATATTTTCTCAAGATGTAAACCTCTTAGAGTAGAGAGAGGACTGGTTCTAAGCTGTAGGTTTGAGAAGTTTCTTCTTGTACTGGAATAGATCAGATGTTATAGTTAAAAGTTTCAGGTTTGTATATAGGCTGGGGGTAGCTGGTGTTTTAATATGATCTTTAGAAGACTCTATCCCGATGATCTTTCATACGTGTTTTCATGGCTTGACGAGGATGATTATCTTAGAGAGAGGGTTCTAGAGTTTTCAACTAGTGAAGGGCTTGCTTACGGTGTTGAGATTGATGGGAGGATTGAGGCTGTCTCTATATTGAGACCTGTAGGATCTCTTGGATGGCTTATGGGAGCTAGGGTTAGAAAGGATCTGAGGGGGAGAGGTGTGGGAGGTTTTATGACTCGCATGCTTGTTGAAGAGGCTAGGAGAAGAGGTTTGAAAGCTGCTGCACTTATCACTTCTCAGAAGAACACGCCTGTGCATAGGATCTGTGATTCTATTGGTATGAAGAGAGTTCTAAGTCTGATCTCAGGATCTCTTCCAGTGCCACTGGTGTCTGAGATGTCAGAATACGAGCCTCTCTGGAGGAGGGTACAAGATGAGAGTGAAGTAGTAGAGCTTGCGAGATCTATTGAGAAAGATTATAGACTTCTACCTCTAATCCCCGATGGATGGGTCTGGAGCTTTACTGAGTATGTTCTGAAAACTAATCTATACAAGGCGTACGCATGCTTCTCAGGAGAAGGAAGAATCCTAGCTCTCGCAAGACCGGGGTGTGGGTGGGTTTCTGAGGATTCTTGTGAAACCTATGTGGGTGGTGTTCTTCTGAGGGGAGGTGGTATAGATCTTGAGGAAGGCTATCTCCAGCTCTCATGCGTAGCAGATATAGCTAGATCTAGAGGAGTTCAAGAGATTATAGTATGGGCTAGAGATGATCTCAAGGTGGCGAGAGTTATAGAGAGTCTGGGAAGATGGTGGTGGAGATCATATCTATACTACATAGATCTAGAGTGAGATAGCGTGTGAAACCACTCTCATGCGGGGTGTGGAGATAAAACCTGTGAAAGCAGGGTATAAATACAATCCTAAGGTCTGGAGCGCGAAGGGGTTTTTCTATTCTGTCTATATCTAGCGGATATTATAATTCTCATCTATAGCTTCAACTCTTTCCA comes from Sulfolobales archaeon and encodes:
- a CDS encoding GNAT family N-acetyltransferase — translated: MIFRRLYPDDLSYVFSWLDEDDYLRERVLEFSTSEGLAYGVEIDGRIEAVSILRPVGSLGWLMGARVRKDLRGRGVGGFMTRMLVEEARRRGLKAAALITSQKNTPVHRICDSIGMKRVLSLISGSLPVPLVSEMSEYEPLWRRVQDESEVVELARSIEKDYRLLPLIPDGWVWSFTEYVLKTNLYKAYACFSGEGRILALARPGCGWVSEDSCETYVGGVLLRGGGIDLEEGYLQLSCVADIARSRGVQEIIVWARDDLKVARVIESLGRWWWRSYLYYIDLE